Proteins from a single region of Syngnathus typhle isolate RoL2023-S1 ecotype Sweden linkage group LG10, RoL_Styp_1.0, whole genome shotgun sequence:
- the LOC133160484 gene encoding transmembrane protein 158 — MLNKCRTLLLALTAVAGLVQRCQSWSDEDMLLPPVNSSNRFLGDLGVDVRLSKRSAEGSEASPDASSSLQTPPSQCNVSVQRLLPSSLVARWDSSFGFQCDVLIYTTNNHGRAFFSASFNRAISPVIIEHLGTTGGQQELRLCVGCGLSRYRRLVPGRARGQQSGDQVTFCCVDFSLDELKGDKSWRLNRKPIESTLVACFMTLVIIVWSVAALIWPVPIIAGFLPNGMEQRRPR; from the coding sequence ATGCTGAACAAGTGTCGGACCCTGCTGCTGGCGCTGACCGCGGTGGCCGGACTTGTCCAGCGATGCCAGAGCTGGAGCGACGAGGACATGCTGCTGCCGCCCGTCAACTCCTCCAACAGGTTCCTGGGCGACTTGGGGGTGGACGTGCGCTTGTCCAAGAGGTCCGCGGAAGGGAGCGAAGCGTCCCCGGACGCGTCGTCGTCCCTGCAGACGCCGCCGTCCCAATGCAACGTGAGCGTCCAGAGACTGCTGCCCTCCTCGTTGGTGGCTCGCTGGGACAGCAGCTTCGGCTTCCAGTGCGACGTGCTCATCTACACCACCAACAACCACGGACGGGCTTTTTTCTCCGCCTCGTTCAACCGGGCCATCTCGCCCGTCATCATCGAGCATCTGGGGACCACCGGGGGTCAGCAGGAGTTGAGGCTATGCGTGGGTTGCGGGCTGTCCCGCTACAGGAGGCTCGTCCCCGGCAGGGCGAGGGGCCAGCAGAGCGGCGATCAAGTCACCTTTTGCTGCGTGGATTTCAGCCTCGACGAGCTGAAGGGTGACAAAAGTTGGAGGCTGAACAGAAAGCCCATCGAGTCCACACTTGTGGCTTGTTTCATGACTCTGGTCATTATTGTGTGGAGTGTTGCTGCTCTCATATGGCCGGTTCCTATCATTGCAGGCTTCCTACCTAATGGAATGGAGCAGAGAAGACCAAGATGA
- the clec3ba gene encoding tetranectin, whose protein sequence is MLSKTTQTPVRHLQNICEVQDKRSSPKRCAIQRCCSNSKLQPDIITASLKHFIMEQTQSLRLVFCLLLLIQCTLSQTTEKKRSTKKDSTNAAIEELKKQIEDIVNDLNLLKEQQSLQSMCLRGTKVPGKCLLADPVKKNFHAASDDCVAKGGSLSTPLTGHENDQLYAYVRQSISPEESIWLGINDMVTEGQWLDQSGSSLRFKNWETEITMQPDGGRSQNCGVLATTANGKWFDESCRGEKASVCEFNIV, encoded by the exons ATGCTttccaaaacaacacaaacgCCTGTAAGACATCTGCAAAACATTTGTGAAGTCCAAGATAAGAGGTCGTCGCCCAAACGCTGCGCCATTCAGCGGTGCTGCTCCAACTCCAAGCTGCAGCCTGACATCATCACAGCATCTTTGAAGCATTTCATCATGGAACAAACTCAAAGTCTCCGCTTGGTGTTTTGCCTTCTATTGCTGATCCAATGCACACTCTCACAGACAACAGAAAAGAAGAGAAGCACAAAGAAAG ACTCGACCAATGCTGCAATCGAGGAACTCAAGAAACAAATTGAAGACATTGTTAATGACCTGAACTTACTGAAAGAGCAGCAATCTCTGCAGTCAA TGTGTCTTCGTGGAACAAAGGTCCCAGGCAAGTGTTTACTCGCCGATCCGGTCAAGAAGAATTTCCACGCAGCTAGTGACGACTGCGTCGCCAAAGGGGGCAGCCTGAGTACACCCCTGACAGGCCATGAAAATGACCAGCTTTACGCCTACGTGCGGCAGAGCATCAGCCCGGAGGAGTCCATCTGGCTGGGGATCAATGACATGGTGACTGAAGGCCAGTGGTTGGACCAATCGGGGTCCAGCTTGCGCTTCAAGAACTGGGAGACCGAGATCACCATGCAGCCGGACGGCGGGCGCAGCCAGAACTGCGGCGTGTTGGCCACCACGGCCAACGGGAAATGGTTTGATGAGAGTTGCCGAGGTGAGAAGGCTTCCGTGTGTGAGTTTAACATTGTGTGA
- the fez2a gene encoding fasciculation and elongation protein zeta-2: MAVPTALLHDGRPNLFGDRPLKGAVPAAETLILSTIHGDEDDGGPPDSRGETGAIASTDFDGTLSLCFGGGSSTVGDAVTVNTEDTLQGDEIWDSLSKSYGQVLEMDWKQSRAHMPPFNPEENASQTSNIAGDVSEVEERKEQLDMDPIMVPCLGEEPLYTAEQVIEEIEEMMRDSSDFEAENIPSQSDLCMPSLDVQYLRRSPRYEERVGRLNVAELKECLEETEVGVTRLSEELVQHLALRDELDFEKEVKNTFISALIDVQNRQKEHREALKKKKKLKGTTGMSLGTRFTMEGLSSVIQNSFRQTFRSGCSERQYLTTVIPYENKGQPPSIEDLQILINILHAMRDDSDRVPALLTNYILKVLCPT, encoded by the exons ATGGCGGTGCCGACCGCTCTTCTGCACGACGGCCGGCCCAATTTGTTTGGCGATCGGCCGCTGAAAGGCGCTGTGCCCGCCGCGGAGACGCTGATCCTGAGTACTATCCACGGCGATGAAGATGATGGGGGACCTCCGGACTCTCGAGGGGAAACCGGTGCTATTGCATCCACAGATTTCGACGGGACGTTGTCTTTGTGTTTCGGGGGTGGGAGCTCCACAGTGGGCGACGCGGTGACGGTGAACACCGAGGACACGCTTCAGGGGGACGA GATCTGGGATTCTTTAAGCAAAAGCTATGGTCAAGTGTTGGAGATGGATTGGAAACAGTCCCGGGCACACATGCCCCCATTCAACCCGGAGGAGAATGCG AGTCAGACGAGTAACATCGCAGGGGATGTGTCTGAAGTCGAGGAGCGGAAGGAACAACTGGACATGGACCCCATCATGGTCCCGTGTCTCGGCGAGGAACCTCTCTACACAGCCGAGCAG gtgattgAAGAGATTGAAGAAATGATGAGAGACTCGTCTGACTTTGAAGCAGAGAACATTCCTTCGCAGTCTGACCTGTGTATGCCCTCTTTGGATGTTCAGTACCTCAGAAGAAGTCCAAGATATGAAGAAA gAGTGGGTCGACTCAACGTGGCGGAGTTGAAAGAGTGTCTGGAGGAGACGGAGGTTGGGGTCACGAGGCTCTCAGAGGAGCTGGTGCAGCATTTGGCTCTTAGAGATGAGCTGGACTTTGAGAAGGAGGTGAAGAACACTTTTATTTCGGCGCTCATCGATGTGCAAAACCGACAGAAGGAGCATCGCGAggcgctgaagaagaagaagaaacttaAAGGGACGACGGGAATGTCGCTTGGAACA CGTTTCACTATGGAGGGCCTCTCCTCTGTTATTCAAAACAGCTTTCGACAAACATTCCGGAGTGGATGCAGTGAACGAcag TATTTGACTACCGTCATCCCGTATGAAAACAAAGGACAACCTCCTTCTATCGAGGACCTCCAGATCCTGATCAATA TTTTGCATGCGATGAGAGACGACAGCGACAGGGTTCCAGCCCTTTTAACAAACTACATTCTCAAAG TGCTTTGCCCAACGTAG
- the cdcp1a gene encoding CUB domain-containing protein 1a, translating into MPLLRVQVCSFLFLFVASGIQSFMFIHDGSTTVNISRLAKGSSCKVCTEGRQNCEEALLLKVGNPVSVQFFCPHPEDEFKVEIIQNIECTIEECGWWSVPVSTLWLDFHRRFTWNLKASGPKSVQVDFPETGMRQIPPSEKCPDMHTYTFKAFQQTGSVVIGKYCTTGPIRSIQILNQGSFSLDVPPGLEVQSDYFTVSVGEDIKSLAKVTLSLSHGTYSSELLSPNFPESFPDDDVMEWYFELTNKQRAAIKFLNLTEPRCLKKETAAEYHNKGRLALVTALTDTQPLQSQGDFSLILRNCEMDRRQAGSPGLSLKLKVTALRTSAPVNCSVDLKKINYLSLHLERLNLASECEMKMNSVIMETITIPSGKVSQLTFQDCLPQDISVTASGVIGCSQFKDCPKFPVRLAVPFLPSCLPSPLNAVTWALRPPPHGTVELTSLMGPLKQSLPGQLCDDSLISLTEDDGKTVGHFCPQGAIQKVQIHTNVTVTLTKIGNQTLKSSVKPLLTASLKEEITERYIFTLSPKRDTSLLLATPGWPAGMESYATVSWIVSLPPKMEAHLKFVNLSQPKCANRHTNIRVQTFDSLEEEYSRREDEEAEEVTVTESFYLNMSNCMTERGDFMVVTELTVQKNQLLIIILSVVAALVLLFIAVLVAVCIVIKKKKKKINHQVSIYNPNGTIFLPGNNAFPKSREDNESHVYASIEDTLVYTHLLKKGAEMGIYTASDMEDPYTETTDSPLSKDENNIETGVYQEYPQQGPPLPNRPPSHGHTLVDNVIYDAQPTSATMEARLDPEGGN; encoded by the exons ATGCCGCTTTTGAGAGTCCAAGtctgttcttttctttttctttttgttgcttCAG GAATCCAGTCATTTATGTTCATCCATGATGGAAGTACCACTGTCAACATCAGCAGGCTGGCCAAAGGCTCATCATGCAAAGTGTGCACCGAGGGAAGGCAAAATTGTGAAGAGGCACTATTGTTGAAAGTCGGCAACCCTGTTTCAGTGCAATTCTTTTGCCCCCATCCTGAAGATGAATTCAAAGTGGAGATCATACAAAATATAG AATGTACCATTGAGGAATGCGGTTGGTGGTCGGTTCCAGTCAGCACATTGTGGTTGGATTTCCACCGTAGGTTCACATGGAACCTGAAGGCCTCTGGACCAAAGTCAGTCCAAGTGGACTTCCCAGAGACAGGCATGAGACAAATTCCTCCATCTGAAAAGTGTCCAGATATGCACACTTACACCTTCAAGGCCTTTCAGCAGACAGGCAGTGTGGTCATTGGCAAATACTGCACAACGGGCCCTATCAGAAGTATTCAAATTCTAAACCAGGGTAGCTTCTCTTTGGATGTCCCACCAGGCCTGGAGGTCCAAAGTGACTATTTTACTGTGTCTGTTGGAGAGGACATCAAAT cTCTTGCCAAAGTTACATTATCTTTGTCACATGGAACATATTCCTCTGAGTTGCTTTCTCCAAACTTCCCCGAGAGTTTTCCCGACGATGACGTGATGGAGTGGTACTTTGAGCTCACAAATAAACAAAGAGCAGCGATAAAGTTCCTTAACCTGACCGAGCCACGTTGTCTGAAGAAGGAAACTGCGGCCGAGTACCACAACAAAGGCAGGCTGGCGCTGGTGACGGCTCTGACGGACACCCAACCTCTCCAGAGTCAGGGAGACTTTTCTCTGATTCTCAGGAACTGTGAGATGGATAGACGACAAGCTGGTTCTCCTGGACTCTCCCTGAAACTCAAGGTGACAGCTTTAAGGACGAGCGCACCAG TGAATTGTAGCGTGGACCTGAAGAAAATCAATTACCTCTCCCTGCACTTGGAGAGACTGAACCTGGCCTctgaatgtgaaatgaagatGAACTCTGTCATCATGGAGACCATTACAATCCCATCCGGAAAGGTTTCTCAACTGACTTTTCAGGACTGTCTTCCTCAAGACATCAGTGTCACAGCCAGTGGAGTCATTG GTTGCAGTCAATTTAAAGATTGCCCAAAGTTTCCAGTGCGTCTTGCGGTGCCCTTCTTACCCAGTTGCCTCCCATCCCCCTTGAACGCGGTGACCTGGGCCCTCCGTCCTCCCCCCCACGGCACTGTGGAACTGACCTCTTTAATGGGACCCCTGAAGCAGTCCCTGCCGGGTCAGCTGTGCGACGACAGTCTCATTAGCTTGACCGAGGATGATGGCAAGACCGTAGGCCACTTCTGTCCTCAGGGGGCCATTCAGAAGGTCCAAATCCACACCAACGTAACGGTCACCCTCACAAAAATAGGCAACCAAACACTGAAATCGTCTGTGAAGCCTTTGTTGACTGCTAGTTTGAAAGAGGAGATAACAG AAAGGTACATATTCACATTATCCCCAAAAAGAGACACGAGTCTCCTTTTGGCGACGCCCGGTTGGCCGGCGGGGATGGAGTCCTACGCCACCGTCTCCTGGATCGTCTCGCTACCCCCTAAAATGGAAGCGCACTTGAAGTTCGTCAACCTCAGCCAGCCCAAGTGTGCCAACCGCCATACCAACATTCGGGTGCAGACGTTCGACAGTCTGGAGGAGGAGTATAGCCGAAGggaggacgaggaggccgaGGAGGTCACCGTCACCGAGAGCTTCTACCTTAACATGTCTAACTGCATGACAGAGCGAGGAGACTTCATGGTCGTCACAGAGCTAACTGTCCAGAAAA ACCAACTATTGATCATCATCTTGAGTGTGGTCGCTGCTCTGGTCCTCCTGTTCATCGCTGTACTGGTGGCGGTCTGTATCGTAATTAA gaagaagaaaaagaagatcaATCATCAGGTGTCCATCTACAATCCCAACGGCACCATCTTCCTGCCGGGAAACAACGCCTTCCCTAAAAGCCGTGAAGACAACGAGTCCCATGTGTACGCCTCCATTGAGGACACGCTTGTCTACACCCACCTGCTGAAAAAAGGCGCAGAGATGGGAATCTACACAGCGTCGGACATGGAAGACCCCTACACGGAGACAACAGACTCTCCACTATCTAAAGACGAAAACAACATTGAGACGGGGGTTTACCAAGAGTATCCGCAgcagggacccccacttcccAACAGGCCCCCCAGCCACGGCCACACGCTGGTGGACAATGTGATTTACGACGCACAGCCCACCTCGGCTACGATGGAGGCACGGCTGGatccggagggaggcaactga